In the Malus domestica chromosome 16, GDT2T_hap1 genome, one interval contains:
- the LOC103440243 gene encoding uncharacterized protein: MACLVLPISMLKKRCMGSRLHGYRPLADDRFDDSENPVIVVVGKEKREFLVDPFVLQENPFRVLIEAMNKDKKVENFGDGNGKGRSRMVFVDVDSILFEHMLWLMHNDCSSLFELNLKEIIDFYAQDY; the protein is encoded by the coding sequence ATGGCTTGCTTGGTCTTGCCAATTTCAATGCTGAAAAAGAGGTGCATGGGGTCACGGCTACATGGCTACCGGCCTTTAGCCGATGATAGGTTCGACGATTCAGAGAATCCAGTGATCGTGGTGGTTGGGAAGGAGAAGAGGGAGTTCTTGGTAGACCCTTTTGTGCTACAAGAGAACCCTTTTCGAGTTTTGATTGAGGCAATGAACAAGGACAAGAAAGTGGAGAATTTTGGTGATGGGAATGGTAAGGGAAGAAGTAGGATGGTTTTTGTGGATGTTGATTCTATTCTGTTCGAGCATATGTTGTGGTTGATGCATAATGATTGTTCTTCTTTGTTTGAGCTCAATCTTAAGGAAATTATAGACTTCTATGCGCAAGATTATTAG